CTGGTTGTCATGAGTTGAATAGCGACAGCATGGACAAATTTGTAAACCAGAAAACCATGGATTAAGAAGACGCTGATGTACACAGGTCATCAGAATGTGATCATGactaaaaaatgaaattaaataccactgtaacatttctcaaaattgTGTCTTAAAATGCACCAGAGTGCATGTCAGTGcataatcattttaaaaaaatttcgaggggggcatgcccccggatTCCCCTAGGAATCTCGTGGCCTTTGGCCACTCGGGACTCCTCCCCCAAGCAATAAATTCTAGATAGAATCCTGGTGTTCTTTTTACCGCTCGTATATAGCGACGAAAGAAATCACAAATCTCGCCGTCATGTAAATGCCGCTTTTTACCAAGGGTAAGTCACCGGAACAGTCTGCATGCCGGCCTAGCGCAACTGTTCTCGTAAACAGTAATTAGTGTTTGCAAGAGAAAGATTGTAAGCTTTGTgttagactttcgaaaagtccttcgtctcatgTAGATGGcgcttcgtcgctcgctcatccgcttcgcgtccgaaaaatcacgcttagctcgccaaaacattttctcctgggattctcgtaTGGTCGACTTTTGGCAGGTCTAGCTTCGTGTAGAAACCCATTAAATTAATGAAGTTATGATTTAGGTACTCTATCTTATATCTTGTGTTTTCCCACTGTTATCATCCTGTCCAGGTAAAATACTGAATCCTAGGGATTCGCCGCTAACTTCATAGGGCAAAGAATTCGAGCGGCGCAAGAACGCTGGGGCCGGTGAAAGGTTGGGTGAAAGGGCTTCTTCTTTACCCCCGCCCCAGCCTTCTCGCGACTTTTCCGCAAGAGATCAACAACCGGCGAggcgtcagctttcaaattccTCAACGGTGGTCAATTCATCATATAAACGCGTTGATAAATCCACAGTTTCCTAAGAAATTAACCCCTTCATCCAGCAATCAAAGAGTTGAGGATAAGAAGACccaatgaggaaaaaaaatcaatttgttTCGATGCCATTTTCGCCGGGTCAAGTTATGGGCTTACAGTTAGACCAGTTAGGATGTTATGGGATTGTCCCGTGACAGTCACCAGATCTCAGTTAGCACCTCGGAACAACAATGACTGTGACATCATGAAAGAATTAAGACTAGAGCGGTAAAGAACAAGCTCGCTTCTGGACTCTCTTGTGAGCAGGGCATGAGTTTGCAAACTAAGGTAAAATAAACGGAAAACAAAATATGTCCAACCGAAGAATTGTTGTGTCCTCTAAAATAAGGCTTTTCCGTGTAAATAGCCCCATGGGAAGGTTACCATAGTTCCCgattctttgtgtttttaatGTCACGCGCTCACTAGTATCTGTTTATTATTCTAAGTTGGTCTACACGGGACGGGGATGTTATAGTTCGTAAATGCATTTGTTCTAGTGTTAATCGCTTGCATGAAAATGACATCACAGGAAATTTcacttctttctttattttgtcttctaATCGTCAACTCTTTGATAACTGCACAGCCAGAGGGTAAGTCAAAACCTTCCAAGCCTCATATTCTCTTTATGTTAGCGGACGATCTTGGCTGGATCGATGTTGGATATCACGGATCGAAGATCCACACTCCAAATCTAGATTCACTGGCCAAAGATGGAGTGATACTGGACAATTTTTACGCTCAACCAGTTTGCACACCTGCTAGAGGGGCTCTGATGACCGGAAGATATCCCATTCATACAGGTACCAAACAAGTTACTTTTTGGGGGAAGGTGTGATATATACGATCTTCGCAAGTTTACAAGGAGAACGCGTAGCGCAGTTAACCGAAACAAGTTATCAATTTTCTTGAGGCTCAAAGGTTCAAGATTGAATGACTTTTTTACTGAAGTCAAGGATTGAAGAATGTATAGAAGCAATACTTTTGTTTACAGAGTGTGTGAATTGTTTATCTAGGTTGAGGTAATACAAACTTGTATCATTGTAGATACCAGAAATTTTGACCCGACCGGTAATGATAATTGTGTGGTAAGAAGAAATAAGGAATAAAGCCTGCACATTTtagcgaagatatcgttgacgtcacctattgtcataaATGTGTcgaccagagcctcattggctgtcgaaacaaagggtcttttgttcctgtggttggctcatttgaataacaaaagcattgtttgtaaacagatatcatcCCTATAATATGCCAGTGAAAAGCCGCTTTTAGTTAGAATCTTTGAGATCAGTTCTAGTAATACCTGTGTCAATTTCGTTCTTTATGCAAAGTTTAGATGTATTATACATAATCAAGCGTTGAAATACCAAAATGGGACGTAATTCTTGGCGGGCACCCAGAGTTACCTAAGCAACATTGGCCGTCCTCGAACCATTTGCTTTAAATTAATCCCCAGGATTGGCACGCGGTCAAAAGCCAACCTTAGGAATTGCGGCGAGTGGAGAAAAGAGTTCTTTAGCTTCTTTAGTAAATAGAAGCAAACAGCCCTATGAAAAGTCCAAGGATACATCGCTCACCTTTTCACCGCTGAAACCGTGTATTTAGGTATGCTGTACTTTATCCCAATAATTTAACCCACCCACGCAATGGGACATCTCAGAATAGTTTATGCCTGtttcctctttaaagcgagtctcaGTGCGAAGTTTCCACTAAACATtggtaatagttttcactacatctgcccccgcctaagataaCACGGGTGGCAGTTGATCAtgaggtgttttccaattaatgtgtgctgcacattgtgatgtATTCATATTATGCTACTGACGTGTAATTCAGTACGTATTATGATCATCTATGAATAAGTGTTGTAAACATGATCGAAGATTGTTTGGaaatgttgatactgagactatgcGTTAAATAAAGTAAAGTTAAGTGACTCAAGTGCCTagtgactcaagttacccagagCACCTCGCAAACTCGGTGAACactaccgataccaccttgcgcacCCTTTTTACACGTGGGCTTCTCGGTTGCGGGGCAACTAATTTTCACCATAAGAAAACCTttgcacttaaactcgctttgaagaggaggcagaccggcatgaactcggaaatgcccTACTTCTCTGAGTGTCAGCGACGATTTCAATTTGTCACTTATCTGGATTTTGTCTACCAGGTCTTCAACATGCGGTCATTCACCCTTCTGATCCGTTTGCATTACCGTTAGACTTCCAAACTCTTCCAGGACAGCTTAGAAAAgttggtaagcactgaagtggAAATATACTGTGGGCTTCCCAATCCTTGTTTGCGTTAGACTGCGACCAGTCTCTCTTTTACTCGAAAATCCACCGAGAGAACGTGATATGCGACGGGCGAATCAGCGAGTAGCGCGGGTGTAGGGAGACTCCCTACATCCGCGCTACTCGCGACTCGCGACTTTGCCCCTCATtttccctcattttctcttgccctCACAAAGCACGTTCTCTCGGCGAATTTTCGAGCAGAAGACaaactgctcgcagtctacgtTGGCGTTTTTTGCATGGGTCATCAGTTCCCTCCCCCATTCAGGTGTGtttgattaattaatgaaaCACGCCTTTCGCGTTTTGCCTGCCATCTAATTTCTAAAGTAGGCAAAATCAACCCGTATTACAGCAGTTACAAACAGAGTTCGCATCTGCTGTATAGTTTTCTTCACTGTCGCAGATCTGTGGAAGAAGGTAGGGAGAAACCGTTCTCAAACGCTCGATTTGAAAAAAAGACTTATCTATGACAATGCCCTCCGAGTCCGGCTCAGTTCCTAAAGACTATAATTTAGCAAAACTTATAAAAACGAAGTTTCTTTCGTTATGTGCAAATTTCATGTGATCGTTTCGCTGCCCCGCAAATAAAAGGCAAAAGACTAGTaaattttaaggacggtgcctactaattcaaaggtatttttctttttgaataccaaaagttcttgctaagttctgctttctcctcatagttttgaactgcgcaaaaatatccctgtattaataagcatcacccataggaaatccgagtatctcgagatgcacagaacgtatgcgcaatgacatgcagtagtaggcaccgtccagtaacagaaataatgaaaaaaaaggtGCTGCAATTAAAATATAACGAGACTACGAGCGCTGCTATACACGACCCGTGATCTGAAAATCAGTTGTTTTTCTACCTGTTAGCTCCCTTGTGTTTAAAATAGCAGTCATACCAAGACTAACTATTTCCCCGCATCCGGCACTGTTCACTCACTGTTCACAATATTTGCCTGTGTAACTTTGATTTCTCTCTATTTTCCCTTCAGGCTACGCTACCCATTTGGTAGGAAAGTGGCATCTTGGCTTCTACAAGTGGCCGTATATACCAACCAAGAGAGGTTTCGACACAGCTTATGGATTCTGGAATGGTGATGAGGATCATTTTAATCACAAACGCGATGGAGTGGTGGATTTCCGTAATGGAACAGAGCCAGTATTAAACTTAGACGGAAAATATGCCACCTATGAGTATGTTAAGGTCAGAAAACTTATATTCGGTGGTTGGTCAAAACTGATtatacaatgcaatacaatacaatttaacTTTATTTGAGGATGAGGACGCAATAACCTACAATTACAGTTTTCTAACCTATACGACCCTCGACAGCATGTCTTTCGCTGTGTTCAGTAATAAtaactataattattatacattgaagtcATTATCTcttttctgattggccgaattttcgaaatcagcccCTGTGATATGGTGAGCAGACCTTTTGAGCAACCAACATCGGTAGTGAACAAccatttgaccttttttttcttcgttaatgtttttttttcttcttaagaGAGTAAAGGAGATAGTGGAATATCATGACCCAGAACAGCCCCTTTTCCTGTATATGGCCTTTCAAAACGTGCACAATCCAATCCAAGCGCCTGAAGAGTATGTTCACAAATACGACTTCATAAACCAACGGATGAGGAGGGTACACGCGGGTATGGTCGACATTATGGACGAAGCTGTGGGAAACATTACAAAAGCGTTCAAAGACAAGGGGTAGGTCTTTTGGAATAATTTACCTCATCCTTCTTCAGTTGTAGATGGTACAGGATTTCGGTACCCGGGCCTATAGGTAACATAAACGCCCACCAATTGTCTGTCTCAGTCGAGAGAGTTTTTTAGTTTGGCAAAACAGGTTCATTTGATCCCGGCCCGACACCACTCTACCAGTATCCGAGTGACCAATGAGATTCTGTTGCGTGTGCAATGACATCTTGAAATGCCGGTTAATCTTTTTAGCTACCTAACGTAAAAGACctgggacgtaaaagaagccGCATCGTTGGTATTTTGGGAGTTGAAGCATAGTCAACGGCCAAAGCTACGACAACGCtacaaacaataatattattggttaagtGAACGAAAATAATCGTGCTTCACGTGCTGCACGGATTTTAGtacatttaaggacggtgcgtaccaattcaaaggtatttttgcacggtttactgaatatgcgggaaaagcagatcttaacaagtgttatcgaaatccaaaaagaaaattgggggtaaccacgcatttttcgacgataattaatcaacaatatttgtaaaaggttttaaaatacgaagcaatgtatggcgttcttttccaaattgaaggtcagttatctctgaaaaatgtaaagttacccccaattttctttttggataccaagatcacttgctaagttctgctttctccgcacagttttgaaccgcgcaaaaacatccctatattaataagcacaagcaatgcgaaatccgagtatctcgagacgcgcagaacgtatgcgcaataacaatagtaggcaccaccCGTAAAGGGCCGTtccattcgattttgttgaacgatgttgactgctgagatgggcaaacggtttcaaaCAAAATTGAACGGATTTTGAAGCAAACGTTAAAGCTTTTTTTGCCGGGCCTTAACAACGGTTTCGACGCTAATTAACGTGAGCATACAAAGGCAATCGTTCATTctctgatgttttttttttacaaaaccgCTCACATGATACTGACAACGTAAATAAGATGAAAGAATGGCAAAAGAGTTAACGAATATTCAGAAGAGATGTTTTCGTCGACAAGCCGGTGTCGTTGCTACATCTCCCTTCTAGGGAGGTACAACCCTTGTTCCTTGTTAACGGCTCGCGGGAAGAAGAACTTCTTGTATTCAGGGTAACTTGTGGCAAATTATCATCCTCAGTGGATGGGGTTCCGTACATCTGAAAAAGATGATAAATCGGCTGAAATACGTCCCCAATGTAAACATCCAGGCTACTTTAAAGTTGTCAAAGTACTCAAGTTCATTTGACAGGACTCGAGAGCTATTTCTAAAaatgttcttactgaaaactgAGTGCCAACTAAAATAACTGATGGAGACACACCAGACAGTACACTAGAAAATGGTCGTTCTGCTCACATGTAAACCTTCTCACCGTCTATAGGCTTTGGGACAACACATTGATTGTCTTTTGCACTGACAATGGCGGACAACCGGGTTTCGGAGGATACAACTGGCCGCTCAGAGGAACCAAACATACCTTGTGGGAGGGAGGAGTAAGAAGTACTGGCTTTGTTCATGGCAAAATGCTACAAAGAAAAGGCGTGAAATGCGAAGGACTGCTTCACATCACTGATTTCTTTCCTACCCTCATTAATTTGGCTGGTAAAATTGAATTATGCTCTTCTCGCTTGTGTTTGTCACATGTCATCAAGTTTAGGGAATGCAGGGGTATTTTGAAGAACGCCGAAGGCGGAAGGCCGAAAAGTTAGCTTTAAATTAAGGTAGTGCATGTCTACTCGGTAATTAGGTCTATGCGCCGATTTGCATAATGTTTAGATTTTAGTTATCGTTGCGTATGTGTACAGTTATTACCGTCAAATACCGATTTGATAACGTTCGGCGTTCTGCAAAATACTCATGCAGGGTCATTTATGCGAGAAAAAGGTAAAAGGATCAGTTTTCGATCATTCTTTTGCCTGTATACCAGGATGCTTTCCATAGTTAGTTCAACGTCTGTTTTCGATTGTTGCAGTCATAAGCACAATAGACTTTTATTTTGCAACAGGTGGTACATTTGATCCGCGAAATCCCATCCCAGTTGATGGTTTTGATGTGTGGAACACCATATCTCTTGGAGAGCCGTCTCCTCGGACTGAAATTTTGCTCAATATTGATCCGAATGCTTCTTTGCCTGGCATCTATCAAGGCAAGGGACTCCGAATCGGCAGCATGAAGCTGTTGATGAACGTGCCAAACATCACCTGGTTTAAGCCACCCGAATTAGGAGGCGTTTTCCCGGAGGAATTTATGTCCAATGGGATGATTACTCAGGAGAGAGACGAGGAAGTTTTAAAGGAACTGATTGAAAACTATCTGGTAAGTCATGAGATTGTGTTTTGGGATAAAAGCGCAGTTATTATTCGGTATTACTTTAGATCGTGGTCTGTGATGTTGTGTTCTTTTCTCCTCCTTGTTTAATTGCCACGCCAAGTTTGAATGTGTAATTTCAGAGATATGCTTGATTTTGTGTCAaccactgatgacgtcatcaatttgcTATTTGAAGACAAAAAAGATACTTCAAAACGGAAAAGATTcttcattattttgaaaatcCTTTCAAATAGgcattaaatattttttacttcataggcactttgaGTCTTCCGCACTTGTCAGCGAAAGAGAAGTTTAGTTCATACGCGGTCAAGCGAGCGATTTTGCCAAGAAGAGTTTATTCTCGTccattaattattataaaagtaaaaagtaaagtaaccgtatttaacgtcgataacttgTAACAGTAATTCCACTgccaaacctgaggtcgacggtgcactcgttttactcccccctctccatcagtgctccgttttacgggtatttaaagctacttaattAAGCTacattgaaaggaaagaagtcaaaacaaggatgcgagatgcGGGAATCGAACTTGGGACCTCtcgcaccaaggccgcgcactaatcCTCCATTGCTTTTACGAAGTTAAAACGGTTAAATTTGCAGACGTTTGCTTTGAGAGGTGCAACCTATATGAAGGGGATTTGTGTTAGATTTTTCAGCAATATTTATGTATAACTTCACGTATAATTGCGTCCGCTTTTTCTGCTGTCACACACGGAGGAGCGTTGCGAGGGAGTTTCAACATGTTATTTACTCGGGTTTTTCTGGGGAAAGCCCCAAAGTTAAATttcggctttt
The sequence above is a segment of the Montipora foliosa isolate CH-2021 chromosome 2, ASM3666993v2, whole genome shotgun sequence genome. Coding sequences within it:
- the LOC137993402 gene encoding arylsulfatase B-like, translating into MKMTSQEISLLSLFCLLIVNSLITAQPEGKSKPSKPHILFMLADDLGWIDVGYHGSKIHTPNLDSLAKDGVILDNFYAQPVCTPARGALMTGRYPIHTGLQHAVIHPSDPFALPLDFQTLPGQLRKVGYATHLVGKWHLGFYKWPYIPTKRGFDTAYGFWNGDEDHFNHKRDGVVDFRNGTEPVLNLDGKYATYEYVKRVKEIVEYHDPEQPLFLYMAFQNVHNPIQAPEEYVHKYDFINQRMRRVHAGMVDIMDEAVGNITKAFKDKGLWDNTLIVFCTDNGGQPGFGGYNWPLRGTKHTLWEGGVRSTGFVHGKMLQRKGVKCEGLLHITDFFPTLINLAGGTFDPRNPIPVDGFDVWNTISLGEPSPRTEILLNIDPNASLPGIYQGKGLRIGSMKLLMNVPNITWFKPPELGGVFPEEFMSNGMITQERDEEVLKELIENYLANAGKVNIALYNITADPEERHDLSQLLPDVVKEMKKRMEYYDHSAVPALFKGPDEDALKEAQKNGIWGPWM